Below is a genomic region from Streptomyces sp. RPA4-2.
CTACTGCGGGCGCAGTACGGCCCGGTGAAGTTCACTCCACCCTTGGACGTACCAGTCCCGACTCGTACGCGATGACGACGAGTTGCGCCCGGTCGCGGGCGCCGAGTTTCGCCATGGCCCGGTTGACGTGTGTCTTCACCGTCAGCGGGCTGACCTCCAGCCGCTCGGCGATCTCGTCGTTGGAGTGGCCCCCCGCGACCTGGACGAGCACCTCGCGCTCACGCCCGGTGAGCGCGTTCAGCCGCTCCGTGCGGCCCGGGTCCCGTTCCTCGTCCGCGCCGTCGCCCTGCGCCAGGAACTTGGCGATCAGCCCTTTGGTCGCCGCCGGGGACAGCAGCGCCTCGCCGCCCGCCGCGATCCGGATGGCGTTCAGCAGCTCGTCCGGCTCGGCGCCCTTGCCGAGGAACCCGGAGGCCCCGGCCCGCAGCGACTGGACCACGTACTCGTCGACCTCGAAGGTCGTCAGCATGACCACCCGTACCTGCGCGAGCCCGGGATCCGCGCTGATCAGCCGGGTGGCGGCGAGCCCGTCGGTCCCCGGCATCCGGATGTCCATCAGCACCACGTCGGCGCGCGTCTCCCTGGCCAGCCGCACCGCCTCGGCGCCGTCGGACGCCTCCCCCACGACCTCCATGTCGGGCTCCGAGTCGACGAGGACGCGGAACGCGCTGCGCAGCAGCGCCTGGTCGTCGGCGAGCAGGACGCGGATGGTCATGCGGGGTCCCCCAGGGCAGGCGTGCGGGTCTTGACCGGAAGGATCGCATGGACGCGGAAGCCGCCTCCGTACCGGGGACCGGCCGAGCAGGTCCCGCCGAGCGCGCCGACCCGCTCGCGCATCCCGAGCAGCCCGTGGCCGCCGCCCTCCTCCGGGCCGTCGTCCTGTCCGGGCCCGTTGTCGAGGACGGTCACCTCCACGTTCGGGCCCACGCGTACGACACTGACCTCGGCCTTCGCCTCGGAGCCCGCGTGCTTCTGCACATTGGTGAGGGCTTCCTGGATGACCCGGTAGGCGGCGAGGTCGACCGCCGCGGGGAGGGTGGTGCCGTGGTCGGCGCGCGCCACCTCGACGGGGAGTCCCGCGTTGCGGAAGGTGTCGGCGAGTTCGTCGAGGCGGGCGAGGCCGGGGGCGGGCTCGGTGGGGGCCTCGGGGTCGCCGGACTGGCGCAGCAGGCCGACGGTGGCGCGCAGCTCGTTGAGAGCGGAGCGGCTGGCCTCCCGTACGTGGGACAGCGCCTCCTTGGCCTGGTCCGGGCGCTTGTCCATCACATGCGCGGCCACTCCGGCCTGCACGTTGACCAGGGCGATGTGGTGCGCGACGACGTCGTGCAGATCGCGGGCGATGCGCAGCCGTTCCTCGGCGACGCGGCGCCTGGCCTCCTCCTCGCGGGTGCGTTCCGCGCGTTCGGCGCGTTCGCGGATGGCGTGGACGAAGGCGCGGCGGCTGCGGACGGCGTCGCCCGCGGCGGCGGCCATGCCCGTCCAGGCGAAGATGCCGAGGTTCTCCTGCGCGTACCAGGGCAGGGGGCCTGCGAGCATCGCGCAGGCGGTGAGCACGGTCATCGTGAGCAGTCCGACCCGCCAGGTGGTGGGGCGGTCGGTGGCCGACGCGACGGTGTAGAGGGCGACGACGGCGGACATCACGACCGGGGTACGGGGGTCGCTCGCGACCAGTTCCACGACGGAGAGCGCGCCGGTGGCGGCGAGGACGGGCAGGGGGGCACGGCGGCGGAACACCAGGGCGGCCGCGCCGAGCACCATCAGGGTCAGGCTGAGGGCGCTGGGGGTGCGGGCGCCCCAGCTCGCTCCGTGGCCGCCGTGCGGGTCCACGAAGGAGCTGGCCATCATGGTCACGAGTACGCCGGTCGCCAGGGCGGCGTCCAGGACCGTCGGGTGCGCGTGGAGTCTGCACCTCGTGCGCTCTAGGGTGCTCACTTCGTTCACGGTACGGGGCCCTTGCAGGGGGCGGAACGGGTGCTGTGCGGCCCGGGGTTTCTCGTCCCCGGAGTCGGTACCTGGGTGCTGCCGCCCCCAGACCGCCGCATCGGCCTGAACGGCCTCGTCCTCAAACGCCGGAGGGGCTGAAAGACATGCCCCCGCCCGGAACGATCCAGCGCCGGCCCGCATCCCAGCCACGCCGGTCCCTTCCGGCGAAGGGACCCTCAGCCGGGGATCAGGCCATCCCCGTCGAGCAGGTCGCGGACCTCCGCGAGCGTGGCGTCCGCCGACGGAAGGATCAGCCCCGAGGGTTCCAGCGCGTCGTCCGGAAGCGGAGTGCCCAGACGGTGGACCGCGTCGAGAAGCGCGGCGAGGGTGCGCCGGAAGCCGGCCTCGTCGCCGCCCTCCACCTCGGCGAGGAGCTCGTCGTCCAGCTTGTTCAGCTCGGTGAGGTGGCCGTCGTCCAGCCTCACCTGCCCCTCCCCCATGATCCGCACGATCATGTCGCCCTCCTAAGGCGTGGGACCCGGTCGGTCACCGCTGCTGCTACGGCCCGTGCTACTGCT
It encodes:
- a CDS encoding response regulator transcription factor yields the protein MTIRVLLADDQALLRSAFRVLVDSEPDMEVVGEASDGAEAVRLARETRADVVLMDIRMPGTDGLAATRLISADPGLAQVRVVMLTTFEVDEYVVQSLRAGASGFLGKGAEPDELLNAIRIAAGGEALLSPAATKGLIAKFLAQGDGADEERDPGRTERLNALTGREREVLVQVAGGHSNDEIAERLEVSPLTVKTHVNRAMAKLGARDRAQLVVIAYESGLVRPRVE
- a CDS encoding sensor histidine kinase, with protein sequence MSTLERTRCRLHAHPTVLDAALATGVLVTMMASSFVDPHGGHGASWGARTPSALSLTLMVLGAAALVFRRRAPLPVLAATGALSVVELVASDPRTPVVMSAVVALYTVASATDRPTTWRVGLLTMTVLTACAMLAGPLPWYAQENLGIFAWTGMAAAAGDAVRSRRAFVHAIRERAERAERTREEEARRRVAEERLRIARDLHDVVAHHIALVNVQAGVAAHVMDKRPDQAKEALSHVREASRSALNELRATVGLLRQSGDPEAPTEPAPGLARLDELADTFRNAGLPVEVARADHGTTLPAAVDLAAYRVIQEALTNVQKHAGSEAKAEVSVVRVGPNVEVTVLDNGPGQDDGPEEGGGHGLLGMRERVGALGGTCSAGPRYGGGFRVHAILPVKTRTPALGDPA